In Polaribacter sp. Hel_I_88, the following proteins share a genomic window:
- a CDS encoding polysaccharide biosynthesis tyrosine autokinase, which yields MEASKENFIANQHTDTDTINIREELEKYVINWKWFLLAILIALSGAFIYLRYTIPTYTATTSILIKDNQKSGISSELAAFEDLGIIGGGSSNNPENEIEILKSRKIIGKVVDELDLEISYFTEGRVKKSEVYTSKPLAITFVSKIPSYAAKDTMFIITIVDNEKIEFRTLEDEVTSVSNFNELHESSFGIFKVLPNAGSRDDLKGTKVTVVISKRDRVIDRYKNRIQINSTNKNSSVLNLSLTDVSKDKAEDILNELVAQYNTDAINDKNEVSKKTKDFIEDRLQSVGVDLSSIQDDVKDYKTKFGITGLSTEGEMILQEISENKASIIELKNQLSLAAWIEGKLSKGTKDNDVLPANVGFSDPIISEAIENYNTLILRLNRFNDIAGRKNPELIDLQQQIETVKATLLANISNVKTSFQLQLNALNKQAAKVNSEVSLIPTIERGMIDIERQKIIYAELFSYLLKKKEETAISLAVTVPNAKIIDYAYGNGVPVSPKKNIIYLAALLIGLIVPFGVIYIKNLLDTKIHSRKDIEELTTIPFLGDVPHSDTDEKIVISNDSRTSTAEAFRLIRTNLDFMLPNFESGLGKTIFITSTTSGEGKSFISINLAAALSLSNKKVLLMGVDLRAPKVTEYLGIPERKGITNYITNESLTAKDITFSIPEIKGLDIIASGVIPPNPAELLLGDRIKQLFEQVKKEYDFIIVDTAPVNLVTDTFLVAKYADMTLYVSRANYLDKRMLKVAQNLYNEKKLQNMAIVLNDTDMTRGYGYGYGYGYGYGYGYTDVVKKPWYKRIF from the coding sequence ATGGAAGCATCTAAAGAGAATTTTATTGCGAACCAGCATACAGATACGGACACAATTAATATAAGAGAAGAGTTAGAAAAGTATGTCATCAATTGGAAGTGGTTTCTTTTAGCAATACTTATTGCTTTATCAGGCGCTTTTATCTATTTAAGATATACCATCCCTACGTATACGGCCACTACTTCTATTTTGATAAAAGATAATCAAAAATCAGGCATATCCTCGGAATTGGCTGCTTTTGAAGATTTAGGAATTATTGGAGGTGGGTCTTCTAATAATCCAGAAAACGAAATTGAAATCTTAAAATCCAGAAAAATAATTGGTAAAGTTGTTGATGAACTTGATTTAGAAATTTCTTATTTCACAGAAGGTAGGGTAAAGAAAAGTGAAGTGTATACAAGCAAGCCTTTAGCAATAACGTTTGTAAGTAAAATACCTTCGTATGCTGCAAAGGATACTATGTTTATCATTACGATTGTAGACAATGAAAAAATTGAATTTCGAACCCTTGAAGATGAAGTAACATCCGTATCTAATTTTAATGAACTCCATGAGAGTTCTTTTGGTATTTTTAAAGTACTACCTAATGCAGGTTCTAGAGATGATTTGAAGGGAACAAAAGTAACTGTTGTAATAAGTAAAAGGGATCGTGTTATTGATCGTTACAAAAACAGAATACAAATCAATTCCACAAATAAAAATTCGAGTGTCTTAAATTTAAGCTTAACAGATGTTTCAAAAGACAAAGCCGAAGACATTTTAAATGAATTAGTAGCGCAATACAATACGGATGCGATTAATGATAAAAATGAAGTTTCTAAAAAGACAAAAGATTTTATTGAAGATCGTTTGCAAAGTGTAGGAGTCGATTTGTCCTCCATACAAGACGATGTAAAAGACTATAAGACAAAATTTGGCATCACAGGGTTATCGACTGAAGGGGAAATGATTTTACAAGAAATCTCTGAAAATAAAGCGAGCATTATTGAGTTGAAAAATCAATTAAGTTTAGCAGCTTGGATAGAAGGAAAGTTAAGTAAAGGTACCAAAGATAATGACGTATTGCCTGCCAATGTAGGGTTTTCGGATCCTATTATTTCTGAAGCTATTGAAAATTATAACACCTTAATTTTAAGGTTGAATCGATTTAATGATATTGCAGGTCGTAAAAACCCTGAGTTGATCGATTTACAACAGCAAATTGAAACGGTAAAAGCGACATTACTGGCCAATATTAGTAATGTGAAAACTTCGTTTCAATTGCAGTTAAATGCATTGAATAAACAAGCTGCAAAAGTGAATTCAGAAGTATCTTTGATTCCCACTATTGAAAGAGGGATGATTGATATTGAACGACAAAAAATTATTTATGCTGAATTGTTTTCCTATTTATTAAAGAAAAAGGAAGAAACCGCGATTTCTTTGGCAGTAACAGTTCCGAATGCCAAGATTATAGATTATGCTTATGGCAATGGAGTGCCAGTATCACCCAAAAAGAACATTATCTATTTAGCAGCATTGTTGATTGGTCTTATTGTTCCGTTCGGCGTTATTTATATTAAAAATCTATTAGACACAAAAATACATTCTAGAAAAGATATAGAAGAGTTAACGACGATTCCTTTTTTAGGCGATGTGCCACATTCTGATACGGATGAGAAAATTGTCATTAGTAATGATTCAAGAACGAGTACTGCAGAAGCTTTCCGATTGATCAGAACCAATTTAGATTTTATGTTGCCCAATTTTGAGAGTGGTTTAGGGAAAACAATCTTTATCACTTCTACTACCAGTGGAGAAGGGAAATCTTTTATCTCGATTAATTTAGCGGCAGCCTTATCGTTGTCCAACAAAAAAGTACTATTAATGGGGGTGGATTTAAGAGCGCCTAAAGTCACCGAATATTTAGGGATTCCAGAACGTAAAGGAATTACCAACTATATTACCAATGAATCTTTAACTGCGAAAGATATTACATTTTCAATCCCAGAAATAAAAGGCTTGGATATTATTGCTTCTGGAGTGATCCCTCCAAATCCTGCTGAATTATTGCTTGGAGACAGAATTAAGCAGTTATTTGAGCAAGTAAAAAAGGAATATGATTTTATCATTGTAGATACAGCGCCTGTAAATTTAGTAACCGATACTTTCTTAGTCGCTAAATACGCAGATATGACCTTATATGTGTCTAGAGCGAATTACCTAGACAAAAGAATGCTAAAAGTTGCGCAGAACCTCTATAATGAGAAGAAGTTACAAAATATGGCGATTGTGCTCAATGATACTGATATGACGAGAGGTTATGGCTATGGTTATGGCTATGGCTATGGGTATGGTTATGGGTATACGGATGTTGTAAAGAAACCTTGGTATAAAAGGATATTTTAA
- a CDS encoding serine O-acetyltransferase, which produces MTTVSKLFTYVNRLLFAVWLPSSATIGKNFTLGYGGLGVVIHSDTKIGNNSQVNQNVTIGRNFGDSTVPSIGNDVYVGAGSVIFGEITIGDNVIIGANSLINKDIPANTTVAGNPFVIIKENRKRKYFEYN; this is translated from the coding sequence ATGACAACTGTTTCTAAGCTATTTACTTACGTTAATAGGTTGCTTTTTGCTGTTTGGTTGCCTTCATCTGCAACTATTGGTAAAAATTTCACTTTAGGCTATGGTGGTTTGGGTGTGGTAATACATTCTGATACAAAAATTGGTAATAATTCCCAAGTAAATCAAAATGTTACAATAGGAAGGAATTTTGGAGATTCAACTGTTCCATCAATAGGCAATGATGTTTATGTAGGTGCAGGTTCTGTAATTTTTGGAGAAATTACCATTGGTGATAATGTGATTATTGGTGCAAATAGTCTAATAAACAAGGATATACCTGCTAATACTACTGTAGCTGGTAATCCATTTGTCATCATAAAAGAAAATAGAAAAAGAAAATATTTTGAATATAATTAA
- a CDS encoding nucleoside-diphosphate sugar epimerase/dehydratase, which translates to MLRSFFLKTLNKYASRWLVLGIDVLLVCFSFLLAYIIRFNITFNFNTDQFLVQIPIIIIVALGSFLMVGSYKGIVRHTGTKDAFNVFLGITIYVLLLTFIVIINQLFKLSSFTIPISIIVIHYFVSVFILIISRYVFKAFYDVISTELNTIRNVLIFGAGEAGIITYGALSRDKKYNYDILGFIDDDANKINKKIDRIKIYDFSKIDQDFVKKYDLSEVIISTQKIRPSRLLEITDKLLSLAVEIKIVPPLVTWIDGDLQANQIKQVNIDDLLNRQQILIDNPIVKKEVTDKVVLVTGAAGSIGSELSRQLASYNLQHLVLVDQAESALYDLQQELQQKGITGFTALVADVRDTKRMREIFKELQPQKVFHAAAYKHVPLMEDSPYEAIKINIFGTKNIADLAIKYKVERFVMVSTDKAVNPTNVMGATKRVAEMYISCLSKQQKKTKFTTTRFGNVLGSNGSVIPLFKKQIEHGGPLTVTHKEITRYFMTIPEACRLVLEAGTMGKGGEIYIFDMGESVKIYEMAKRMISLSGLRYPEDIAIKITGLRPGEKLYEELLATGEDTIKTYHEKIMIAKTQKINDSTILALIEELASQKNKLSSSEIVSKLKALVPEYISNNSTFEKLDKVL; encoded by the coding sequence ATGTTAAGAAGTTTTTTTTTAAAAACCTTAAATAAATACGCCTCTAGATGGTTGGTATTAGGAATCGATGTGTTGCTAGTATGCTTTTCTTTTTTACTAGCCTATATCATTCGTTTTAACATCACATTTAATTTTAATACGGATCAATTTCTAGTGCAAATTCCGATTATTATCATAGTGGCTTTGGGTAGTTTTTTAATGGTGGGCTCTTATAAAGGAATCGTAAGACATACGGGTACCAAAGATGCTTTTAATGTGTTTTTAGGCATCACCATTTATGTGTTATTACTAACGTTTATTGTCATTATCAATCAGTTATTCAAACTCAGTAGTTTTACCATACCTATTTCTATCATTGTCATTCATTATTTTGTTTCGGTTTTTATCCTCATCATTAGTCGCTATGTGTTTAAGGCATTTTATGATGTGATTTCTACAGAATTGAATACCATCAGAAATGTGTTGATTTTTGGGGCTGGAGAAGCAGGTATTATTACTTATGGTGCCTTAAGTAGAGATAAAAAATACAATTATGATATTTTAGGATTTATCGATGATGATGCGAATAAAATTAATAAAAAAATTGACCGCATTAAAATTTATGATTTTTCGAAAATTGATCAAGATTTTGTCAAGAAGTATGATTTAAGTGAAGTGATTATTTCTACGCAAAAAATAAGACCATCTCGTTTATTGGAGATTACAGATAAATTGTTATCCTTAGCCGTTGAAATAAAAATTGTACCTCCTTTGGTAACTTGGATTGATGGAGATTTACAGGCAAATCAAATCAAACAAGTAAATATTGATGATTTATTGAACCGCCAACAAATTTTAATCGACAATCCTATTGTTAAAAAAGAAGTCACGGATAAAGTAGTGCTAGTCACAGGAGCAGCAGGGTCTATTGGAAGCGAACTCTCGAGACAATTAGCCTCTTATAATTTGCAGCATCTGGTGTTGGTAGACCAAGCAGAATCTGCCTTGTATGATTTGCAACAAGAATTGCAGCAAAAAGGAATCACCGGGTTTACGGCTTTGGTGGCAGATGTTCGAGATACAAAAAGAATGCGAGAAATATTCAAGGAATTGCAACCTCAAAAAGTCTTTCATGCAGCTGCCTACAAACATGTGCCTTTAATGGAAGACAGTCCGTATGAAGCGATTAAAATTAATATCTTTGGTACCAAAAATATTGCAGATTTAGCGATTAAATACAAAGTAGAGCGTTTTGTGATGGTCTCTACAGATAAGGCTGTGAATCCTACCAATGTGATGGGGGCTACCAAAAGAGTGGCAGAAATGTACATAAGTTGTTTGAGTAAACAACAAAAGAAAACAAAATTTACTACCACGCGTTTTGGCAATGTGTTAGGCTCTAATGGTTCGGTAATTCCGTTATTTAAAAAACAAATCGAACATGGTGGCCCACTAACGGTGACGCATAAAGAGATTACCCGTTATTTTATGACCATTCCAGAAGCCTGCAGATTGGTGTTGGAGGCCGGAACTATGGGGAAGGGAGGAGAGATTTATATTTTTGACATGGGCGAATCTGTTAAAATTTATGAAATGGCAAAAAGAATGATTTCTTTATCGGGTTTGCGATACCCAGAAGACATAGCTATTAAAATCACGGGCTTGCGCCCAGGAGAGAAATTGTATGAGGAATTGTTAGCAACAGGAGAAGACACCATAAAAACCTATCATGAGAAAATTATGATTGCTAAAACTCAAAAAATTAATGACAGCACTATTTTAGCATTGATAGAAGAATTGGCTTCACAAAAAAATAAATTATCGAGTTCAGAAATCGTAAGTAAATTAAAAGCGTTGGTGCCAGAATACATCTCTAACAACTCAACATTTGAAAAATTAGACAAAGTTCTTTAA
- a CDS encoding glycosyltransferase family 4 protein has translation MTIVYFYQYFTTPKGSYGTRVYEFTKKWVEKGHNVIVVTSVYAKSDIRATKFLETQKVDGITLKIINVTIDNKQPFLKRIYTFLVYSFFSIYYAFTLKCDLVISSSGPITVGLPGLIAKIFRRKKFVFEVRDLWPEGPIELGVLKNKFIQKMSYSFEKKCYQNSSLVVALSPGMKSNITDRFPETNAISVTNSANIELFSSPKEEITHPQLIGKKFAIYSGNIGLVNNSELLYRAAKKLKEHGRDDIVIVLIGDGQQKEEIMKKSEGLDTILFLGLMPKVELVNYVKNALVSLIPLDDTPMLSTSSPNKLFESMAASVPVIQTTTGWIKEMLDESKAGFTVSPTDENELVDKLIFLADNKAVRNNIGSRGFEFAKKNYDKDLLSLRMITALEQTLESK, from the coding sequence ATGACCATAGTATATTTTTATCAGTATTTTACAACACCTAAAGGTTCTTACGGTACTCGTGTTTATGAGTTTACCAAAAAGTGGGTAGAAAAAGGACACAATGTAATTGTGGTAACTAGCGTATATGCAAAATCAGATATTAGAGCAACAAAGTTTTTAGAAACACAAAAAGTTGACGGAATTACATTAAAGATTATCAATGTTACCATAGATAACAAACAACCTTTTTTAAAAAGAATTTATACATTTTTAGTTTACAGTTTTTTCTCCATTTATTATGCATTCACATTAAAATGCGATTTAGTAATATCTAGTTCAGGACCCATCACAGTAGGACTTCCTGGATTGATTGCCAAGATATTTAGAAGAAAAAAATTTGTCTTTGAAGTAAGAGATTTATGGCCAGAAGGACCGATAGAATTAGGAGTTTTAAAAAATAAATTCATTCAAAAGATGTCTTATTCTTTTGAAAAGAAATGTTATCAAAACTCAAGTTTAGTTGTCGCACTTTCACCAGGAATGAAATCAAACATTACAGATAGGTTTCCAGAAACAAATGCAATTTCTGTAACAAATTCGGCAAATATAGAACTCTTCTCATCTCCCAAAGAAGAAATAACACATCCTCAACTTATTGGGAAAAAGTTTGCGATTTATAGTGGTAATATCGGTTTAGTAAACAATTCTGAATTGCTTTACAGAGCAGCAAAGAAGTTAAAAGAACATGGAAGAGATGATATTGTGATTGTCTTAATTGGTGATGGACAACAGAAAGAAGAAATTATGAAGAAGTCGGAAGGATTAGATACGATTCTTTTCTTAGGATTGATGCCAAAAGTTGAATTAGTGAATTATGTAAAAAATGCTTTAGTTTCTTTAATTCCTTTAGATGACACTCCTATGTTGTCTACATCTTCACCAAACAAATTATTTGAAAGTATGGCGGCCTCAGTTCCTGTTATTCAAACAACTACAGGGTGGATTAAAGAAATGCTTGATGAAAGTAAAGCTGGTTTTACGGTTAGCCCAACTGATGAGAATGAATTAGTAGATAAATTAATATTTTTAGCAGATAATAAAGCCGTAAGAAATAATATAGGGAGTAGAGGTTTCGAATTTGCTAAAAAAAATTATGATAAGGATCTTTTATCCTTAAGGATGATAACAGCTTTAGAACAAACCCTAGAAAGCAAGTAA
- a CDS encoding tyrosine-protein phosphatase, with product MFFFKSKEIPLNEFFPEDFIDIHSHLLPGIDDGAKDLNDSIDLIQKMASFGIKNFITTPHVLGDVYPNTPEIIKAKLTEVQNELKKRNITDISITAAAEYMMDEQFSAILEKGNILTLKDNLVLVEMSYFSPPNNLYDILFQLGLKGYKPVLAHPERYNSYHNNFREFTKLKRAGCLFQLNLLSLTNNYGREVQKTSERLLKENLYDFVGTDTHHLNHLQLLKTIATKKNLSKVEALLNNNKKFIQ from the coding sequence ATGTTTTTTTTTAAAAGTAAAGAGATTCCTTTAAACGAATTTTTCCCTGAAGACTTCATCGATATTCACTCACATTTATTACCTGGCATTGATGATGGTGCCAAAGATTTGAATGATTCTATAGACTTGATTCAAAAAATGGCCTCTTTCGGAATTAAAAACTTTATCACTACGCCTCATGTTTTAGGAGATGTATATCCGAATACTCCAGAAATCATCAAAGCCAAATTAACGGAAGTACAAAACGAACTCAAAAAAAGAAATATCACAGACATCTCTATTACAGCTGCTGCAGAATATATGATGGATGAACAATTTTCTGCTATTTTAGAAAAAGGCAATATCCTTACCTTAAAAGACAATTTGGTATTGGTAGAAATGTCGTATTTCAGTCCACCCAATAATTTGTATGACATTTTATTCCAATTGGGTTTAAAAGGATACAAACCTGTGTTAGCCCACCCAGAACGCTACAATAGTTATCACAATAATTTTAGAGAATTTACAAAATTAAAAAGAGCAGGCTGTTTGTTTCAACTCAATTTATTGTCTTTAACCAATAATTACGGACGCGAAGTTCAAAAAACCAGCGAGCGGCTTTTAAAAGAAAACTTGTATGACTTTGTGGGAACTGATACACACCATTTAAATCATTTACAGCTTTTAAAAACCATCGCAACCAAAAAGAATTTGAGTAAAGTTGAAGCATTACTAAACAACAATAAAAAGTTTATCCAATAA
- a CDS encoding alginate lyase family protein, which produces MVKFRFFKKIYVYDYETNIEPLTWLGGIKKNTSYLGKFEFCFLNITHKFEDKIDWNYDSYGKLWTYNLNYFDFLNQSYIKHSEALMLMYNYVESTQELNDGIEPYPISLRCINWIKYLSKENIKDNAINKSLYNQYLRLLDSLEYHILGNHLLENGLSLLFGAYYFKNDVFYAKAKYIIECELEEQINNDGGHFELSPMYHQIILDRLLDCISLVKENPWKENFELLTLMKFKATEMLSWLTEVTFKDDTIPMVNDSAFGIAPNTSSLVKYGKELKIFPLKTQLSDSGYRKFTSDSYELFADVGEVGPTYQPGHAHADTFSFILQTNKPFIIDTGLSTYNMGEVREKERSTLYHNTVTINDENSSKVWAGFRVANRANVTIEKDEKNELIASHNGYKSKGVKHKRSFGIGVSEVLINDFINKDIEAQAHFHFHPDCKLEVNLSKCEVKADGITVTFFGSNHIKQNTYQYALGYNNRLEADKITVTFRNSLETKIKIEV; this is translated from the coding sequence ATGGTAAAGTTTCGTTTTTTTAAAAAAATATATGTTTATGATTACGAAACCAATATTGAACCTTTAACGTGGCTAGGGGGGATTAAAAAAAATACAAGTTACTTAGGTAAATTTGAATTTTGTTTTCTAAATATTACCCATAAATTTGAAGATAAAATCGATTGGAATTATGATAGTTACGGAAAACTATGGACGTATAATCTAAACTATTTCGACTTTTTAAATCAATCTTATATAAAACATTCTGAAGCATTAATGCTAATGTACAATTATGTGGAGAGTACTCAAGAACTAAATGATGGCATAGAACCCTATCCAATATCACTTCGCTGTATCAACTGGATTAAATATCTATCCAAAGAAAATATAAAAGATAATGCGATTAATAAATCATTGTACAATCAATATTTAAGACTGTTAGATAGTTTAGAATACCATATTTTAGGAAATCACTTATTAGAAAATGGACTCTCACTATTATTTGGAGCATACTATTTTAAAAACGATGTTTTTTATGCTAAAGCAAAGTATATTATTGAGTGTGAATTAGAAGAACAAATCAATAATGATGGAGGTCATTTTGAGCTTTCACCAATGTACCATCAGATTATTTTAGATCGCCTTTTAGATTGTATTTCTTTAGTCAAAGAAAATCCGTGGAAAGAGAATTTTGAATTACTAACTCTGATGAAATTCAAAGCCACTGAAATGTTGAGCTGGTTAACAGAAGTTACTTTTAAGGATGATACCATTCCAATGGTAAACGATAGCGCATTTGGAATTGCACCAAATACATCTTCTCTAGTGAAATATGGAAAAGAGCTTAAAATATTTCCTCTCAAAACGCAACTTTCAGATTCTGGATATCGAAAATTTACAAGTGATTCTTATGAATTATTTGCCGATGTTGGAGAAGTTGGTCCAACATATCAACCAGGACATGCACATGCCGATACCTTCAGTTTTATATTACAAACAAACAAACCTTTTATTATAGATACAGGTTTGTCAACATACAATATGGGGGAAGTTAGAGAAAAAGAAAGATCTACCTTATATCATAATACAGTAACTATTAACGATGAAAACTCTTCAAAGGTTTGGGCAGGATTTAGAGTTGCAAATAGAGCAAATGTAACGATTGAAAAAGATGAAAAAAATGAATTAATAGCTTCGCATAATGGTTACAAAAGCAAAGGCGTTAAACACAAAAGGAGTTTTGGCATTGGTGTATCTGAAGTTTTGATTAATGATTTCATTAACAAAGACATTGAGGCACAAGCGCACTTCCACTTTCATCCAGATTGTAAATTAGAGGTAAATTTGTCAAAGTGTGAAGTAAAAGCTGATGGTATTACAGTTACTTTTTTCGGCTCTAATCATATAAAACAAAATACATATCAATATGCCCTAGGTTATAACAATAGGCTTGAGGCTGATAAGATTACAGTTACATTTAGAAACTCATTAGAAACCAAAATTAAAATAGAAGTTTAA
- a CDS encoding glycosyltransferase family 4 protein gives MMDYILIFIIIFFLAFYYKKIALKFNIIDSPNHRSSHTKPTIRGGGVIFTVAILLFYFFNNFQYPFFVFGVLMASIISFLDDIYTLPSKIRFPIQMLAVFLILLEVGLPFSPIYIFVFSLFFGVGIVNMFNFMDGINGITGLYSLATLSGLYLINAQEQLINSDLIIYTAISLLIFGFYNFRKKALFFAGDIGSITIGMLLFFIGLYFTYVLASPLILCTVIVYGADATITLLYRKLCTKESVFDPHRHHIYQKLVHIKKIAHLKVALGYVIIQMLINVIVLKSYRLALQTQLFIFIGLVFLFVVSYIFLFYKLEKAKKDNCQ, from the coding sequence ATGATGGATTATATATTGATTTTTATTATTATATTTTTTTTAGCTTTTTATTATAAAAAAATAGCCTTAAAATTTAACATTATTGATAGTCCTAATCATAGATCTTCTCACACAAAACCCACCATAAGAGGTGGGGGGGTTATTTTTACAGTCGCAATTTTATTGTTTTATTTTTTCAATAATTTTCAATATCCTTTTTTTGTTTTTGGAGTTTTGATGGCATCCATTATTAGTTTTTTAGATGACATCTATACGTTACCTTCAAAAATTCGATTTCCAATTCAGATGTTAGCAGTTTTTCTAATTTTATTGGAGGTTGGATTGCCTTTTAGCCCAATATACATTTTTGTATTTAGCTTATTCTTTGGAGTGGGTATTGTGAATATGTTCAACTTTATGGATGGCATTAATGGAATTACAGGTTTGTATAGCTTGGCTACTTTGTCAGGGCTATACCTTATAAATGCTCAAGAACAACTCATCAATTCAGATTTGATCATATATACAGCTATTTCCTTACTTATTTTTGGTTTTTATAATTTTAGAAAAAAAGCACTCTTTTTTGCAGGCGATATTGGAAGCATCACTATTGGCATGTTATTATTTTTTATAGGGCTGTATTTTACCTATGTTTTAGCATCTCCTTTAATTTTATGTACAGTAATCGTATATGGTGCAGATGCAACAATTACTTTGTTATATAGAAAACTATGTACCAAAGAAAGTGTGTTTGACCCTCACAGGCACCACATCTATCAAAAATTAGTTCATATCAAAAAAATAGCGCATTTAAAAGTAGCTTTAGGATATGTTATAATTCAGATGTTGATAAATGTAATTGTATTGAAGTCTTACAGGTTAGCTTTGCAAACCCAACTTTTTATCTTTATTGGATTGGTATTTTTATTTGTTGTAAGCTATATTTTTTTATTTTATAAATTAGAAAAAGCTAAGAAGGATAACTGCCAATAA
- a CDS encoding GIY-YIG nuclease family protein: MKRAYHNYWVYILTNKPNGTLYIGVTGGIDDWMERHIASEGSNFTTKYNLKILIYCEEFQYIQEAIA; the protein is encoded by the coding sequence ATGAAGAGAGCATATCACAATTATTGGGTTTATATTTTGACAAACAAACCAAATGGGACCTTATATATTGGGGTAACAGGAGGTATAGATGATTGGATGGAACGTCATATAGCTTCTGAAGGAAGTAATTTTACAACCAAATACAATTTGAAAATACTGATCTATTGTGAGGAATTTCAATACATACAAGAAGCAATCGCCTGA
- a CDS encoding polysaccharide biosynthesis/export family protein has product MNTTFKNFFFISVSIVLLSNCVSKKDIVYFQFDEIDQSKVSNKYLTFFKPDDLLEITISAKDVDAVRPFNLSAVTYSTSSNSAIGVAQKQTYLIDADGEVEIPILGKIKLGGLTRENGIALLKEKLSPDYIINPHINIRIVNFKISVLGDVAMPGNYVIPNERITIIDAIGLAGDLNISGNRENVLVIREENGMKVKYRINLLSNDTFISPVYYLQQNDVVIVEQNYAKIQSASANTNTGLFISLTAVLIGLLNILTR; this is encoded by the coding sequence ATGAATACAACCTTTAAAAATTTTTTTTTTATTTCTGTTAGTATTGTACTCCTTTCTAACTGTGTTTCGAAAAAAGATATTGTGTATTTTCAGTTTGATGAAATAGATCAGTCTAAAGTTTCTAACAAATACCTGACTTTTTTTAAACCAGATGACTTGTTAGAAATCACCATTTCAGCAAAAGATGTGGATGCCGTAAGACCCTTTAACTTATCAGCGGTTACCTATTCCACCTCATCAAATTCAGCCATAGGAGTTGCTCAAAAGCAAACCTATTTAATTGATGCGGATGGTGAAGTAGAGATTCCTATTTTAGGGAAGATTAAATTGGGCGGTTTGACCAGAGAAAATGGCATCGCCCTTTTAAAAGAAAAATTATCTCCTGATTATATCATCAATCCTCATATCAATATTCGGATTGTTAATTTTAAAATATCTGTGTTAGGGGATGTTGCAATGCCTGGCAATTATGTAATTCCGAACGAGCGTATCACCATCATCGATGCAATTGGTTTGGCAGGAGATTTAAATATTTCTGGGAACAGAGAAAATGTGTTGGTGATTCGTGAAGAAAATGGTATGAAAGTGAAATACAGGATTAATTTGTTATCCAACGATACCTTTATTTCTCCTGTGTATTATTTACAACAAAATGATGTGGTGATTGTGGAACAAAATTATGCAAAGATCCAATCTGCTTCCGCTAATACAAATACAGGTTTATTTATATCCTTAACTGCTGTTTTAATAGGATTATTAAACATACTAACAAGATAA